From Vitis vinifera cultivar Pinot Noir 40024 chromosome 3, ASM3070453v1, the proteins below share one genomic window:
- the LOC100253693 gene encoding LOW QUALITY PROTEIN: calcium-dependent protein kinase 26 (The sequence of the model RefSeq protein was modified relative to this genomic sequence to represent the inferred CDS: deleted 2 bases in 1 codon), with product MNLKRDPETTMKDHCHHQSSPPFIFPFFVSLVRGICDCFMGNTCRGSFRGKYFQGYGQPEEQSTSKRNSDRSNSDYSPSSLNSQQLVSQEFAKENPKKETRVSILSPTNKDGTMRRGVDNQSYYVLGHKTANIRDLYSLGRKLGQGQFGTTYLCTDMATGIEYACKSISKRKLISREDVEDVRREIQIMHHLAGHKNIVTIKGAYEDPLYVHIVMELCAGGELFDRIIQRGHYSERKAAELTKIIVGVVEACHSLGVMHRDLKPENFLLVNKDDDFSLKAIDFGLSVFFKPGQVFTDVVGSPYYVAPEVLCKHYGPEADVWTAGVILYILLSGVPPFWAETQQGIFDAVLKGFIDFESEPWPLISDSAKDLIRKMLCSRPADRLTAHEVLCHPWICENGVAPDRSLDPAVLSRLKQFSAMNKLKKMALRVIAESLSEEEIAGLREMFKAMDTDSSGAITFDELKAGLRRYGSTLKESEIRDLMDAADVDNSGTIDYGEFIAATVHLNKLEREEHLVAAFQYFDKDGSGYITVDELQQACAEHNMTDVFLEDIIKEVDQDNDGRIDYSEFVAMMQKGNRDWKKNHAKQSEYEHERCTRSFLANTCTGWVGS from the exons ATGAACTTGAAACGTGATCCCGAAACCACCATGAAAGATCATTGTCATCATCAATCTTCGCCGCCCTTTATATTCCCTTTCTTCGTTTCTCTTG TACGAGGGATTTGTGATTGTTTCATGGGCAACACATGCCGGGGATCTTTCAGAGGGAAATATTTTCAGGGCTACGGCCAGCCCGAAGAACAATCGACCTCCAAGCGCAACTCTGACCGCTCAAATTCCGATTATTCCCCCAGCAGCTTGAACTCTCAGCAGCTCGTTTCTCAGGAATTCGCCAAGGAAAACCCTAAGAAAGAAACCCGTGTATCCATCCTTAGTCCAACCAATAAAGACGGCACCATGAGGCGCGGTGTTGATAACCAATCTTATTATGTGTTGGGTCATAAGACTGCTAATATTCGCGACCTTTACTCATTGGGGCGTAAATTGGGACAAGGACAATTCGGTACGACTTATTTATGTACTGATATGGCCACAGGCATTGAGTATGCCTGCAAATCGATTTCAAAGAGAAAGTTGATTTCTAGGGAAGATGTAGAGGATGTGAGAAGGGAAATTCAGATAATGCATCATTTGGCAGGTCACAAGAATATTGTGACGATCAAGGGTGCTTATGAGGATCCATTGTATGTTCATATCGTGATGGAGCTTTGTGCTGGGGGTGAGTTGTTTGACCGGATCATTCAGAGGGGGCATTACAGTGAGAGAAAGGCAGCTGAATTGACAAAGATTATTGTAGGGGTTGTCGAGGCTTGTCATTCACTTGGGGTTATGCATAGAGATTTAAAGCCTGAGAATTTCCTATTGGTTAACAAGGATGATGATTTCTCTCTCAAAGCCATTGATTTTGGACTCTCTGTTTTCTTTAAACCAG GTCAAGTTTTCACTGATGTGGTTGGAAGTCCATATTATGTTGCTCCTGAGGTACTTTGCAAGCATTACGGGCCAGAAGCAGATGTGTGGACGGCAGGGGTCATACTGTATATATTACTAAGTGGTGTACCGCCATTTTGGGCAG AAACTCAACAGGGAATATTTGATGCGGTGCTGAAGGGATTCATTGATTTCGAATCAGAACCATGGCCACTAATATCTGACAGTGCAAAGGATCTGATTCGCAAAATGCTGTGTTCTCGGCCTGCAGATCGCTTGACTGCTCATGAAGTATTAT GTCATCCTTGGATATGCGAGAATGGAGTTGCTCCAGACAGGTCATTAGATCCAGCTGTACTTTCTCGTCTCAAACAGTTCTCGGCAATGAATAAGTTGAAGAAAATGGCTTTACGG GTAATAGCTGAAAGCCTATCAGAGGAGGAGATTGCTGGTTTGAGAGAGATGTTTAAAGCAATGGATACTGATAGCAGTGGTGCAATCACATTTGATGAGCTAAAAGCTGGTTTAAGAAGATATGGTTCTACCTTGAAAGAGTCAGAGATACGAGATCTTATGGATGCA GCTGATGTGGACAACAGTGGGACCATTGATTATGGAGAATTTATTGCTGCCACAGTTCATCTTAATAAACTAGAACGCGAGGAGCACCTTGTTGCAGCATTTCAGTACTTTGACAAAGATGGAAGTGGCTATATAACAGTTGATGAACTCCAGCAAGCTTGTGCAGAACATAATATGACCGATGTTTTCCTTGAAGACATTATCAAGGAAGTTGATCAGGATAAT